The proteins below come from a single Dendropsophus ebraccatus isolate aDenEbr1 chromosome 15, aDenEbr1.pat, whole genome shotgun sequence genomic window:
- the LOC138774037 gene encoding proline-rich protein 9-like, whose protein sequence is MCEEIYEGMCEEICEGMCEEICEGMCEEIYEGMCEEICEGMCEGMCEEIYEGMCEEICEGMCEEIYEGMCEEICEGMCEEIYEGMCEGMCEEICEGMCEEIYEGMCEEICAGMCEEICEGMCEEIYEGDV, encoded by the coding sequence ATGTGTGAGGAGATCTATGAGGGGATGTGTGAGGAGATCTGTGAGGGGATGTGTGAGGAGATCTGTGAGGGGATGTGTGAGGAGATCTATGAGGGGATGTGTGAGGAGATCTGTGAGGGGATGTGTGAGGGGATGTGTGAGGAGATCTATGAGGGGATGTGTGAGGAGATCTGTGAGGGGATGTGTGAGGAGATCTATGAGGGGATGTGTGAGGAGATCTGTGAGGGGATGTGTGAGGAGATCTATGAGGGGATGTGTGAGGGGATGTGTGAGGAGATCTGTGAGGGGATGTGTGAGGAGATCTATGAGGGGATGTGTGAGGAGATCTGTGCGGGGATGTGTGAGGAGATCTGTGAGGGGATGTGTGAGgagatctatgagggggatgtgtga